The following proteins are co-located in the Komagataeibacter sp. FNDCF1 genome:
- a CDS encoding regulatory protein GemA encodes MTTTQARRASPARGAIYAKLHIARKELALPDEAYRDILHRMTGHTSAKDATTSALEKVLAHFRTLGWKPKKGSLSTSDKPHVRMIYAIWKDMGPMLDSGGTREALRAYVQRQTMTADHPGGITAPEFLDGVQGRKVIEGLKRWKARLEKGLK; translated from the coding sequence ATGACCACCACGCAGGCCCGTAGGGCCAGCCCGGCACGCGGCGCGATCTACGCCAAGCTGCACATCGCCCGCAAGGAACTGGCACTGCCGGATGAAGCCTACCGCGACATCCTGCACCGCATGACCGGCCATACCAGCGCGAAGGACGCCACCACATCGGCACTGGAAAAGGTGCTGGCCCATTTCCGCACGCTGGGCTGGAAGCCGAAGAAAGGCAGCCTGTCCACCAGCGACAAGCCGCATGTCCGCATGATCTATGCGATCTGGAAGGACATGGGCCCAATGCTGGACAGCGGCGGCACGCGCGAAGCCCTGCGCGCCTACGTCCAGCGCCAGACCATGACGGCAGACCATCCCGGTGGCATCACCGCGCCCGAATTCCTTGATGGCGTGCAGGGACGGAAGGTGATTGAGGGTCTGAAACGGTGGAAAGCGCGGCTTGAGAAGGGTTTGAAATAG
- a CDS encoding DUF3164 family protein → MNATTRIAAALEAGQDVYQPPREGTIRNARGGENLRQHVQVRCLLQNDITVKMVEGARALRDLIAEQKRQLAADGELYVRSMMAIYNANPTGRRGGFTITSYDDLMKAEFSVSDYRAVDGAIVAAQALVAEVLNDLMGQIDPWIRDLLDSAFNRDEKTGKINVENLQKLKKVDIPHPKWPDACAAIEDSVRVTGSQSYLRFYERDRPDEKWRAISLQFSAL, encoded by the coding sequence ATGAACGCCACCACACGCATTGCTGCTGCTCTTGAAGCAGGACAGGACGTGTATCAGCCGCCCCGCGAAGGCACGATCCGCAATGCACGCGGCGGCGAAAACCTGCGTCAGCATGTGCAGGTGCGCTGCCTTCTGCAGAACGACATTACGGTGAAGATGGTTGAAGGCGCACGCGCCCTGCGCGACCTGATCGCGGAACAGAAACGCCAGCTTGCAGCGGATGGCGAACTGTATGTCCGGTCCATGATGGCGATCTATAACGCCAATCCGACCGGGCGCAGGGGCGGCTTTACCATCACATCGTATGACGACCTGATGAAGGCCGAGTTTTCCGTCAGTGATTACCGTGCCGTTGATGGTGCGATTGTTGCAGCCCAGGCACTGGTGGCCGAAGTACTGAACGATCTGATGGGGCAGATTGATCCGTGGATACGTGACCTGCTGGATAGCGCCTTCAACCGGGACGAGAAGACCGGAAAAATTAATGTGGAGAACCTGCAAAAGCTGAAGAAGGTCGATATCCCCCATCCCAAATGGCCCGATGCCTGCGCGGCGATTGAGGATAGTGTCCGCGTCACGGGGTCGCAGTCCTACCTTCGGTTTTACGAGCGCGACAGGCCGGATGAAAAATGGCGCGCGATCAGCCTGCAATTCTCGGCACTATGA
- a CDS encoding host nuclease inhibitor protein, whose translation MTCTAHCDRNGIIGFADGLHFPDGTLPIAYGKPGVIRGVVEVLARHSRKGKRLLVPGIPEATSDHEAFSALMHFTATVLTRNASLRRWPMKSPKGTRS comes from the coding sequence ATGACCTGCACCGCACATTGCGACAGGAACGGGATCATCGGCTTTGCCGATGGTCTCCATTTCCCCGACGGCACACTGCCCATCGCCTACGGCAAGCCTGGCGTGATCCGGGGCGTAGTGGAAGTCCTCGCCCGTCATTCCCGCAAAGGCAAACGTCTGTTGGTGCCCGGCATCCCCGAAGCCACCAGCGACCATGAAGCATTTTCCGCGCTCATGCACTTCACCGCCACAGTCCTCACCCGCAACGCCAGCCTGCGCCGCTGGCCGATGAAATCCCCGAAAGGAACCCGCTCATGA
- a CDS encoding AAA family ATPase, protein MVKETANATPVPVDTDSLRNHARLAQEQHGLSNRQAADTMGVAYSTYSAWLNNSYAGNNAKIDDAVEKWLKSLDARKKERDMTPTVPGFIMTATATRIFAMLDGAKFGPDMAMIAGDAGVGKTVALKAYQRRNNNVWMVTARPAMKSPTAILTRIAKELGVRERGSGLDEAIIERMADTGGLLIVDEAHHLSIQALEEIRSLHDLAEIGVVIAGNAPLNNKIDGLGRSKEHAQLFSRIGLRRYIQCPMERDMCAILAEWNIQDDEVKNRAKGIAQKPGGLRSMTKVLRSAMRIARISGNSHITGDDLKHAWAEHMTGKMPIFSRVGG, encoded by the coding sequence ATGGTTAAAGAAACCGCGAACGCTACCCCTGTGCCCGTTGATACGGACAGCCTGCGCAACCATGCCCGCCTGGCGCAGGAACAGCATGGACTTTCTAACCGACAGGCAGCCGATACGATGGGCGTTGCCTATTCCACCTACAGCGCGTGGCTGAACAACAGTTACGCGGGCAACAACGCCAAGATTGATGACGCCGTGGAAAAATGGCTGAAATCTCTGGATGCGCGGAAGAAAGAGCGCGACATGACCCCGACGGTTCCGGGGTTCATCATGACCGCGACGGCAACGCGCATTTTCGCCATGCTTGATGGCGCGAAGTTTGGCCCGGACATGGCCATGATCGCGGGAGATGCTGGTGTAGGCAAGACGGTAGCGCTGAAAGCCTACCAGCGCCGCAACAACAACGTGTGGATGGTGACGGCCCGCCCGGCCATGAAGTCACCCACTGCGATCCTGACGCGCATCGCCAAGGAGTTGGGGGTGCGCGAGCGCGGCTCCGGCCTGGACGAGGCCATCATTGAGCGGATGGCGGATACGGGCGGCCTGCTGATTGTGGACGAAGCCCATCACCTGAGCATTCAGGCGCTGGAAGAAATCCGCTCCCTGCATGATCTGGCGGAAATTGGCGTCGTGATCGCGGGTAATGCGCCGCTGAACAACAAGATTGATGGGCTTGGCCGCAGCAAGGAGCATGCGCAGCTATTCAGTCGCATCGGCCTGCGCCGTTACATCCAGTGCCCGATGGAGCGCGATATGTGCGCCATTCTGGCCGAATGGAACATTCAGGATGATGAGGTGAAGAACCGCGCCAAGGGCATTGCCCAGAAGCCGGGCGGCCTGCGCTCCATGACCAAGGTGCTGCGCAGCGCCATGCGTATCGCCCGCATCAGCGGGAACAGCCACATCACGGGCGATGACCTGAAACATGCCTGGGCAGAGCATATGACCGGGAAGATGCCGATCTTCAGTCGGGTTGGGGGATGA